One Nitrosopumilus piranensis genomic region harbors:
- a CDS encoding TldD/PmbA family protein codes for MDTQLEEFADYAIKYAVNSGVQYCDARAEEQERKSTLIENGQTEYVRSVNDSGIGIRLVKDGTWSFCSITNPKSNEQIKNAIDESIKNSTHHAKNKKEQFSLYPNSAINKKIDYPILEKPELEKLIKIGMECDKIISDTSKIIKSVVNPWYTNNSKYFTSSEGSQILQNFSDVVIEMIATAHESGLTQSVNITEGGRGGMEQITNKAQKSAQNITKKASELLSAKPAKEEKATVVMNPDFVSLLTHEILGHPSEADRVLGKEMAWAGGAWWKGRLGEKIGSEKLNVFDDPTIKESLGWYHFDDEGVETKKTTLVKEGVLKNHMQNRETAKTFNVTPTGNMRATNYRFMPLIRMACTCIGNGDWNVDEMIKEVKSGYLISNMKIPSIDMKRYNWSISCQYAQKIDNGEVTDLLRDVIVMGTAPEFFQSIDACGNDFTVRPITNCGKGDPMQSMIMGNGGPSIRGTATVKSVN; via the coding sequence ATGGATACTCAGTTAGAAGAATTTGCAGACTATGCAATAAAATACGCAGTGAATTCAGGTGTTCAATATTGTGATGCAAGAGCTGAAGAGCAAGAAAGAAAATCAACGTTAATTGAAAATGGACAAACAGAGTATGTCAGATCAGTTAACGATTCAGGGATAGGAATCAGACTAGTAAAAGATGGGACATGGAGTTTTTGCTCAATTACAAATCCAAAATCAAATGAGCAAATTAAAAATGCAATTGACGAGTCAATTAAAAACTCAACTCATCATGCAAAAAATAAAAAAGAACAATTCTCCCTTTACCCAAACTCTGCTATAAATAAAAAGATAGACTATCCAATTTTAGAAAAACCAGAATTAGAAAAATTAATCAAAATAGGTATGGAATGTGATAAAATTATTTCAGATACTTCAAAAATTATCAAATCAGTCGTTAACCCATGGTACACTAACAATTCAAAATATTTTACAAGCAGTGAAGGTTCTCAAATTCTCCAAAATTTTTCAGACGTAGTAATTGAGATGATTGCTACTGCACATGAATCAGGATTAACGCAATCAGTAAACATCACAGAGGGAGGAAGAGGGGGAATGGAGCAAATTACAAACAAAGCCCAAAAAAGCGCACAAAATATTACAAAAAAAGCATCAGAATTGCTATCAGCAAAGCCTGCAAAAGAAGAAAAAGCAACCGTAGTAATGAATCCTGATTTTGTTTCGTTGTTAACACATGAGATTTTAGGCCATCCATCAGAGGCAGACAGGGTTTTGGGAAAAGAAATGGCATGGGCTGGAGGGGCATGGTGGAAAGGAAGACTAGGAGAGAAAATAGGTTCTGAAAAATTAAACGTGTTTGATGATCCGACCATTAAAGAAAGTTTAGGATGGTATCATTTTGATGATGAGGGAGTTGAAACCAAAAAGACAACTCTAGTCAAAGAAGGAGTTTTAAAAAATCATATGCAAAACAGAGAGACTGCAAAAACTTTCAATGTCACACCTACTGGAAATATGAGGGCTACAAACTACCGATTCATGCCTTTGATTAGAATGGCATGTACATGTATTGGGAATGGAGATTGGAATGTAGATGAAATGATAAAAGAAGTAAAGAGTGGATATCTGATTTCAAATATGAAAATTCCATCAATAGACATGAAGAGATACAATTGGAGTATATCATGCCAGTATGCACAAAAAATTGATAATGGTGAAGTGACAGATTTGCTAAGAGATGTCATAGTAATGGGTACTGCTCCAGAATTTTTCCAATCAATTGACGCATGTGGAAATGACTTTACAGTAAGACCAATTACAAATTGCGGTAAAGGAGATCCAATGCAATCAATGATTATGGGAAATGGAGGACCTTCAATTAGAGGAACTGCAACTGTAAAGAGCGTGAACTAG
- a CDS encoding response regulator produces MLLLDLAMPKKDGLEVVHDVTAFDSNTKIILVTTGDDQKITNQCLSSGATSYISKPLDFNSVLKVLSNISGNDN; encoded by the coding sequence ATTCTTTTACTTGATTTGGCTATGCCAAAAAAAGATGGTTTGGAAGTTGTACATGATGTAACTGCATTTGACTCTAATACAAAAATTATATTGGTTACTACAGGTGATGATCAAAAAATTACCAATCAGTGTCTATCTTCTGGGGCCACATCTTACATTTCAAAACCTTTAGACTTTAACAGCGTACTAAAAGTACTTAGTAATATTTCAGGAAACGATAATTAG
- a CDS encoding PINc/VapC family ATPase, with protein sequence MSKIVADTSVVINGQLIVQIEKGSIRNSQVIIPQAVLDELQSQASNKKEQGFVGLEKIRKLKELSGSFGLEVVLKGNHLSTDEIKLAGSGRIDAIITDMAKQNDAILYTSDNVQHLVAQAEGVQTVFLKAQVQKQTLEFLKFFDDKTMSVHLKENQQPLAKRGKPGAFLLTKISDDILSRDYLEMVSSQILDVANTDDSSTIEISKTGASVVQLDDYRIAITHPPFSESFEITIVHPIIQLSLEDYNMSEKLMERLSNRAEGIVISGAPGSGKSTLASGLANFYHNKGKIVKTFESPRDLQVEPGITQYSKLDGSFDNTADILLLVRPDYTIFDEVRRREDFRTFADLRLTGVGMVGVVHANSPLDAIQRFIGKIELGIIPNVLDTVVFVKDGQIQKVYDLELKVKVPSGMTESDLARPVIEIRNFDDNTLEHEIYTFGEENVIVPVGKRTKVGIEKLAEDKIRETFKKYDPHAKVEILTDNRVRVLVDEQYIPSIIGRGGSNINEIEKSLQVHVDVVKKDSEHFDLDSNDLPFTFSESKTALILTVSKEYTTMHADIYVHDEYITSARIGKKGQIKIPKRSDVARNLMKLASSQNDIQLFLKDF encoded by the coding sequence TTGTCTAAAATTGTCGCTGATACTAGTGTTGTTATTAATGGTCAATTAATTGTTCAGATTGAAAAAGGCTCTATTAGAAATTCTCAAGTGATAATCCCTCAAGCAGTTTTAGATGAACTACAATCCCAAGCATCAAACAAAAAAGAACAAGGATTTGTGGGACTAGAAAAAATTCGTAAATTAAAAGAATTGTCTGGCAGTTTTGGATTGGAGGTAGTTTTAAAGGGAAACCATCTCTCCACTGATGAAATCAAACTTGCAGGAAGTGGAAGAATTGATGCAATAATTACTGATATGGCAAAACAAAACGATGCGATTCTTTACACCTCTGATAATGTCCAACATTTGGTTGCACAGGCAGAAGGTGTTCAAACTGTATTTCTAAAAGCACAAGTACAAAAACAGACTTTAGAATTTCTAAAGTTTTTTGATGATAAAACAATGAGCGTTCATCTAAAGGAGAATCAGCAACCTCTTGCTAAAAGAGGCAAGCCTGGTGCCTTTTTACTAACAAAAATTAGTGATGACATTCTTTCACGAGATTATTTGGAGATGGTTTCATCCCAAATATTAGATGTTGCAAATACTGATGACTCTAGTACCATTGAAATTTCTAAAACTGGTGCATCAGTAGTTCAGCTTGATGATTACAGAATTGCAATAACACATCCACCTTTCTCTGAATCATTTGAGATTACAATTGTTCATCCAATAATACAACTATCCCTTGAAGACTATAACATGTCTGAAAAACTAATGGAGCGTTTATCCAACAGAGCTGAAGGAATTGTAATCTCGGGAGCTCCTGGCTCTGGAAAAAGTACACTGGCATCAGGTCTTGCCAATTTCTATCATAACAAAGGAAAAATTGTAAAAACCTTTGAATCTCCACGTGATTTGCAAGTTGAACCTGGAATAACTCAATATAGTAAACTTGATGGAAGTTTTGATAATACTGCTGACATCTTACTTTTGGTCCGTCCTGATTATACCATATTTGATGAAGTTCGAAGACGAGAAGACTTTAGAACATTTGCTGATTTGAGATTGACTGGTGTTGGAATGGTGGGAGTTGTTCATGCAAACTCTCCACTTGATGCAATTCAGAGATTCATTGGAAAAATTGAGTTAGGGATAATCCCCAATGTTTTGGATACTGTGGTCTTTGTCAAAGACGGACAAATCCAAAAGGTCTATGATTTGGAATTAAAGGTAAAGGTGCCTTCTGGTATGACAGAATCTGATCTTGCTAGACCTGTAATTGAAATCAGAAACTTTGATGATAACACGCTAGAGCATGAAATCTACACATTTGGAGAAGAAAATGTGATAGTTCCTGTTGGGAAAAGAACCAAAGTAGGAATAGAGAAACTGGCAGAAGACAAAATTCGTGAGACTTTTAAAAAATATGATCCTCATGCTAAAGTTGAAATCCTTACTGATAATAGGGTCCGGGTGCTGGTAGATGAGCAGTACATCCCATCAATTATTGGAAGAGGTGGTTCCAACATTAATGAGATTGAAAAATCGCTTCAGGTTCATGTAGATGTTGTCAAAAAGGACTCTGAGCACTTTGATTTAGATTCAAATGATCTACCGTTTACATTTTCAGAATCAAAGACTGCACTGATTCTAACTGTAAGCAAAGAGTACACTACAATGCATGCTGACATTTATGTTCATGACGAATATATCACGTCTGCTAGAATTGGAAAAAAGGGTCAAATTAAAATTCCAAAACGCTCTGATGTTGCAAGAAACTTGATGAAGCTTGCATCCTCACAAAACGACATCCAATTATTTCTCAAAGATTTTTAA
- a CDS encoding metal-dependent transcriptional regulator: protein MKSKNSKRLDSIKAAHQSEKTRSSARMEDYLEIILELVELKGYATTLDISRYMNVSAPSVTKMLQRLDEGGYLEYEKYHGINLTDRGTQVAEGIKQKHGILLEFFEILGIGYDTANQDTEGIEHHLNPKTSKQLRKFITFLKANPKIIENFKNL from the coding sequence ATGAAATCTAAAAACTCAAAGAGACTAGATTCCATCAAAGCTGCACACCAATCAGAAAAAACTCGTTCCAGTGCCAGAATGGAGGATTACTTGGAAATTATTTTAGAGTTAGTGGAATTAAAGGGATATGCAACTACTCTAGATATTTCAAGATACATGAATGTAAGTGCTCCAAGTGTAACTAAGATGCTACAAAGACTTGATGAAGGTGGATATCTAGAATATGAAAAATATCATGGAATCAATCTAACAGACAGGGGAACTCAAGTAGCTGAAGGCATTAAACAAAAACATGGGATACTGTTAGAGTTTTTTGAAATACTAGGTATCGGATATGATACTGCAAATCAAGATACAGAAGGAATAGAACATCATTTGAATCCAAAAACAAGCAAACAATTAAGAAAATTCATTACATTTCTAAAGGCAAATCCAAAAATTATTGAAAATTTTAAAAATCTTTGA
- a CDS encoding DUF192 domain-containing protein: MTTRAQALIPITIAAVIIGVVGLMSLPSESKLESVEFPRGTIKVDDVPLEVQIADTEPRRVRGLMFQDQLPYDQGMIFVFSEPGLYSLWMLNMQFPLDMIWFDEHGKVVHIEQDVPPCKAALEIATCQSVVPENEALYVLEVTAGFIEQNNITKDSVLTIISI; encoded by the coding sequence GTGACTACTAGGGCACAAGCACTAATTCCTATCACAATTGCTGCAGTAATTATTGGGGTTGTGGGCTTGATGTCTCTTCCTAGTGAGAGTAAACTAGAGTCAGTTGAATTCCCACGTGGTACGATCAAAGTTGATGATGTCCCGCTTGAGGTCCAAATTGCAGACACTGAACCCAGACGTGTTCGTGGCTTGATGTTTCAAGATCAATTACCTTACGATCAAGGTATGATCTTCGTCTTTAGTGAACCTGGACTATACTCTTTGTGGATGCTTAACATGCAATTTCCACTTGATATGATCTGGTTTGATGAACATGGCAAAGTAGTTCACATAGAGCAAGATGTTCCTCCATGCAAAGCTGCTCTGGAAATTGCTACATGTCAAAGTGTAGTGCCTGAAAATGAGGCACTTTATGTTCTTGAAGTAACTGCTGGATTTATTGAACAAAATAATATTACAAAAGATTCTGTTTTGACTATAATTTCAATTTAG
- a CDS encoding sulfite exporter TauE/SafE family protein yields the protein MIDHLWFILLGFVAGVLGSMIGLGGGIIVVPVLTFLGFPPTTAASNSLFAALSNAVASTISYSRQKRIEYSLGLKLGLLSIPGTVLGAVVSSDVAPDIFKILFGFVLIASAAYIFLRKRIETKEKKTSIQMMVFVAGASFFAGIISSFFGIGGGIVFVPLMVVGMGMAMKKAAPTSQMILLFASSSGVIVHSLLGHPDFIQAGFLAIGSFIGGLVGARLSIDIKERYLQILVSVVILIAAGKLFFDSATGNSVLLGF from the coding sequence ATGATTGATCATCTTTGGTTTATTCTTTTAGGATTTGTGGCAGGTGTGCTCGGTTCTATGATTGGATTAGGTGGGGGAATTATTGTGGTTCCTGTTTTGACTTTTTTGGGATTTCCTCCAACTACTGCGGCAAGTAACAGTCTATTTGCAGCTCTTAGCAATGCTGTTGCATCTACTATTTCGTATTCTAGACAGAAACGAATTGAATACTCTTTGGGATTAAAACTTGGCTTGCTGTCTATTCCTGGAACTGTTTTGGGTGCAGTTGTATCAAGTGATGTTGCTCCTGATATTTTTAAAATATTGTTTGGTTTTGTACTGATTGCATCTGCAGCTTACATCTTCTTGAGAAAACGAATCGAAACAAAAGAAAAAAAGACTTCGATACAAATGATGGTCTTTGTTGCAGGTGCTAGTTTCTTTGCAGGAATAATATCATCTTTTTTTGGAATAGGAGGCGGTATTGTGTTTGTTCCATTAATGGTAGTTGGGATGGGAATGGCAATGAAAAAAGCTGCACCAACATCTCAAATGATATTGTTGTTTGCCTCATCTTCTGGTGTGATAGTTCATAGTCTTTTGGGACACCCTGACTTTATTCAAGCTGGATTTCTTGCAATTGGTTCCTTTATTGGAGGACTGGTTGGTGCCAGACTATCTATTGATATCAAAGAGAGATATCTGCAAATTCTAGTCTCTGTTGTAATTTTGATTGCTGCAGGAAAACTATTCTTTGACTCTGCTACTGGAAACTCTGTTTTACTGGGATTTTAG
- a CDS encoding universal stress protein: MTKRIMVCLDGSKNSLRGLDKAISFAKQSDTIIVGVHSDTSFSAFSAVRAPILPMKKWKQKAKALMNIAKKKVEKNKIEFEGIVIAGHTSGIDLTTFANNPANKIDQIVIGSRGMGFPKELFFGSTSNFVLHKAKAPVTIVK, from the coding sequence ATGACAAAAAGAATTATGGTTTGCTTAGATGGTTCTAAAAATTCACTTAGGGGATTAGACAAAGCAATTTCGTTTGCAAAACAATCTGATACTATTATTGTTGGTGTCCATAGCGATACTAGCTTTAGTGCTTTTTCTGCTGTTCGTGCACCTATACTTCCAATGAAAAAATGGAAGCAGAAAGCAAAAGCGTTAATGAATATTGCCAAGAAAAAAGTAGAAAAAAACAAAATTGAATTTGAAGGAATTGTAATTGCTGGCCATACTTCTGGTATTGATTTAACTACATTTGCTAATAATCCTGCAAACAAGATTGATCAAATTGTAATAGGCTCGCGTGGAATGGGATTTCCTAAAGAACTATTCTTTGGCAGTACCTCTAATTTTGTATTACACAAAGCAAAGGCTCCGGTAACTATAGTAAAATAA
- a CDS encoding NADPH-dependent FMN reductase → MNIAIILGSVRSDRNGKRVSQYIIEKIKDRGHTVSLVDPMQLDLPILDRMYKEMKNPEPKFQKLQNMIISADGYVPITPEYNHTTSAALKNTLDYCLEEYFFKPSAIVSYSVGAFGGINAAQHLRQIFAELGSPSIPSSLQISKVHEAIDESGNLLHQEYEKRIERFLDEFEWYLTAFKNQREKGTPY, encoded by the coding sequence ATGAATATAGCAATAATTTTAGGTTCTGTGAGAAGTGACAGAAATGGTAAAAGAGTTAGTCAGTACATCATAGAAAAGATTAAGGATAGAGGTCACACGGTATCATTAGTGGATCCAATGCAGTTGGATTTACCGATTCTAGATAGAATGTACAAAGAAATGAAAAATCCAGAGCCAAAATTTCAAAAACTGCAAAACATGATAATTTCTGCTGACGGATACGTGCCAATCACTCCAGAATACAATCACACCACATCTGCCGCATTAAAAAATACTCTTGACTATTGTCTGGAAGAATACTTTTTCAAACCTTCTGCCATAGTTTCCTATTCTGTGGGTGCCTTTGGAGGAATTAATGCAGCACAGCACTTGCGACAGATTTTTGCAGAATTAGGTTCCCCTTCAATTCCTTCTTCTCTTCAAATTTCAAAAGTACATGAGGCAATAGATGAATCAGGGAATCTTTTGCATCAAGAATACGAGAAAAGAATTGAGCGTTTTCTAGATGAGTTTGAATGGTACCTTACAGCATTTAAGAATCAAAGGGAAAAGGGAACCCCCTACTAA